In Pseudobacter ginsenosidimutans, the following are encoded in one genomic region:
- a CDS encoding RDD family protein encodes MKTLLPFAIGLIPVSIIGLNSIWDFPVERYLISFLDHNTYFSSTNPFFVAKLFMHEIVTAFYIIASVSYFISPYPAWKERVYYILRTAFCINFLFSAPNFFYSLDSFTPDWNNTAGYFAILRFFINLFISLVLFSAQTYPPIPRINISGFTIVEHAPKGARLMHHIADLFFLIAITDSWYLIVNSTLSFSTDTALLFLANIISYFLYFFLSETLFRQTPGQAIMDSCVAGINRKIGPKKALLRSFGRLIPFDRYSFLWGGNWHDKVSNTTVVRKNSWRDLVFDAERQ; translated from the coding sequence TTGAAGACACTGCTACCATTTGCGATTGGACTGATCCCGGTATCTATTATCGGGCTGAACAGCATTTGGGATTTCCCTGTTGAACGTTATCTCATTTCTTTCCTCGATCATAATACATACTTCAGTTCCACCAACCCGTTTTTCGTAGCCAAATTGTTCATGCACGAAATTGTTACGGCATTTTATATTATCGCGTCTGTAAGCTATTTCATCAGTCCTTATCCTGCCTGGAAAGAAAGGGTCTATTATATATTAAGGACTGCCTTTTGCATCAACTTCCTGTTCAGCGCACCCAATTTCTTTTATTCTTTGGACAGTTTCACTCCGGACTGGAATAACACGGCGGGCTATTTCGCCATCCTTCGCTTCTTCATCAATCTATTCATCAGCCTGGTCCTTTTCAGTGCCCAGACATACCCACCCATTCCTCGAATCAATATTTCAGGGTTCACAATAGTGGAGCATGCTCCCAAAGGAGCGAGGCTTATGCATCATATTGCAGACCTGTTCTTTCTCATTGCCATTACAGACAGCTGGTATTTAATAGTCAACTCCACGCTCTCCTTCTCAACTGATACCGCTCTGTTGTTCCTGGCTAACATAATAAGTTATTTCCTGTATTTTTTTCTTTCCGAAACATTATTCCGCCAAACGCCCGGACAGGCAATCATGGATTCCTGTGTAGCGGGCATCAACCGGAAAATTGGCCCCAAAAAGGCTTTGCTCAGAAGCTTTGGCAGACTGATCCCCTTCGACCGTTACTCCTTCTTATGGGGCGGCAACTGGCACGACAAGGTTTCCAACACCACTGTGGTGCGCAAAAACAGCTGGAGAGACCTGGTCTTCGATGCCGAACGGCAATAA
- a CDS encoding DUF2905 domain-containing protein has translation MNAETGKYIMITGVLILVIGAVIYFFHDKLHWIGRLPGDIRVERENFRFYFPITTMILLGLLASLVIRIFRKY, from the coding sequence ATGAATGCGGAAACAGGTAAATACATAATGATAACAGGAGTGCTGATCCTCGTGATCGGTGCGGTCATCTATTTTTTTCACGATAAACTTCACTGGATCGGAAGGTTGCCAGGGGATATCAGGGTGGAGCGCGAGAACTTCAGGTTTTACTTCCCCATCACTACGATGATACTTCTTGGCCTTCTGGCAAGCCTGGTGATCCGGATATTTCGTAAATATTAA
- a CDS encoding BACON domain-containing protein — MNRQTFLYAILISFSISCGKSGNPPAKQELTVTPNSITLGGSKGEKATVTLHATMDWTLSISPSVTWLTFNVSEGAAGHHEIQITTSSDNFDAERTATFTIIPMGMNGGSMPSKLEPVTVKQQSKAGSFSVNKSDMLIAGIEQELDSFRISSNIGWTITTTASWLTLGTTTGSNNAKIEIINKADNFSGVELTGTITVTPALSSIPAHVINVKQGPWSRCYGGSSFDEIIASAKATDGSLVLAGNTESMDGDLAANHGLGDILLAKTDANGKKLWQKAFGGSGQDEARSVTVASDGGILVAGVTRSNNGDVSGLKGNDDAWVFKTDVNGNLLWQKTYGGTGWDEGNCILATTDGGFVLTGKAGSTDGDFAGAGNKNLFFLKANSSGVVSWVRLYGGANTEYGTNILNTNDGGYLLAGSVTSIDGDAAGNPNTIGKPWLIKTDDKGILVWQTTINHNRFAIAGGMINSGTGFIVCGKRQMDNTIPGVGMNDENVFVTKLESDGSISWTHVYGGSRIDHATSIIAAHDGNFMIGGYTESNDGDVAGNKGSYDMWLLKIDASGNKLWQQTAGGSRFDQAAGIHLAANNAYWLAGTSSSPGFNTLDNNSYSGVLLKVKE, encoded by the coding sequence ATGAACCGGCAGACTTTCCTGTATGCGATCCTTATCTCTTTTTCCATTTCCTGCGGCAAGTCAGGCAATCCTCCCGCAAAGCAGGAACTAACTGTAACACCCAATTCCATTACGCTGGGCGGTTCAAAAGGCGAAAAAGCCACCGTCACTTTACATGCAACCATGGACTGGACATTATCCATATCACCATCTGTTACCTGGCTTACGTTCAACGTCAGTGAAGGCGCTGCCGGCCATCATGAAATTCAGATCACTACCAGTTCTGATAATTTTGATGCGGAACGGACAGCTACATTCACCATTATTCCCATGGGTATGAATGGAGGATCAATGCCTTCAAAGCTGGAACCGGTTACAGTAAAACAACAAAGTAAGGCCGGTAGTTTTTCTGTGAATAAGTCAGACATGCTGATTGCTGGCATAGAGCAGGAACTGGATTCTTTCAGGATCAGTTCAAATATAGGATGGACCATTACTACCACGGCAAGCTGGTTAACGCTGGGCACAACTACGGGCAGCAACAATGCAAAAATTGAGATCATCAATAAGGCAGATAATTTCTCCGGTGTTGAGTTGACCGGTACTATAACGGTGACGCCTGCACTAAGCAGTATTCCAGCACATGTGATCAATGTGAAGCAGGGGCCCTGGAGCCGTTGTTATGGAGGCAGCAGCTTTGATGAGATCATTGCTTCCGCGAAGGCAACTGATGGAAGTCTTGTACTGGCTGGTAATACAGAGAGTATGGATGGCGACCTCGCGGCCAATCATGGACTGGGAGATATTTTGCTGGCCAAAACAGATGCCAATGGTAAGAAACTCTGGCAGAAAGCATTTGGCGGGTCTGGCCAGGATGAAGCCAGGAGCGTAACGGTTGCTTCCGATGGCGGAATTCTGGTAGCCGGCGTTACGCGCAGTAACAATGGAGATGTAAGCGGGCTCAAAGGAAACGATGATGCCTGGGTGTTCAAAACTGATGTGAATGGTAATCTGCTCTGGCAGAAAACCTATGGCGGCACTGGCTGGGATGAAGGCAATTGCATATTGGCTACCACGGACGGCGGTTTCGTGCTCACCGGTAAAGCAGGCAGTACCGATGGTGATTTTGCCGGAGCAGGCAATAAGAATCTTTTCTTCCTCAAAGCCAATAGCAGTGGCGTTGTTTCCTGGGTTCGCCTCTATGGCGGCGCCAATACTGAGTATGGAACGAATATCCTCAACACTAACGATGGGGGCTACCTGCTGGCAGGATCAGTTACCAGCATCGACGGCGATGCAGCCGGCAATCCCAATACAATCGGCAAACCCTGGCTCATCAAAACTGATGATAAGGGTATCCTGGTCTGGCAAACAACCATCAATCATAACCGGTTTGCCATTGCAGGAGGAATGATAAATAGTGGAACAGGTTTCATCGTTTGTGGCAAGCGGCAGATGGACAATACCATTCCCGGAGTGGGTATGAACGATGAAAATGTTTTTGTAACTAAACTGGAATCGGATGGATCTATCAGCTGGACCCATGTTTACGGAGGAAGCAGGATCGATCATGCCACATCGATCATTGCTGCGCATGACGGTAATTTCATGATTGGTGGCTATACGGAAAGCAATGATGGCGATGTTGCAGGAAACAAGGGGAGCTACGATATGTGGTTGTTGAAGATCGATGCCAGCGGTAACAAGCTCTGGCAGCAAACAGCAGGTGGTTCCAGGTTCGATCAGGCGGCTGGTATCCATTTGGCCGCCAACAATGCTTACTGGCTGGCAGGAACCAGCAGCAGTCCTGGTTTCAATACCCTCGATAATAATTCTTACAGCGGCGTACTGCTGAAAGTGAAAGAATAG
- a CDS encoding alpha/beta hydrolase, protein MRKRNWLLIIPLLLLIVYLLGPKPKAPVYSSDMPVVPSDAEALITYVHNDEKAHKLKKDNEARIIWFNDSSKNVTPVSIVYLHGFSASQEEGAPVHENIAKQFGCNLYLSRLAEHGIDTTEAMANLTADKYWESAKEALAIGRKLGEKVILMGTSTGGTLALKLAAEYPDVYALVLMSPNIEIDDPNAWLLNNPWGLQIARLVKGSKFNDSKSDTRPVYLQYWQPRYRLEAAVALEELLETSMTPSTFHRVDQPTLVMYYYKNDVQRDSVVRVSAIKKMYEDLGTPADKKRAIAIPNAGNHVIGSWIKSKDVESVEKETAKFLSEVLQLPKQ, encoded by the coding sequence ATGCGGAAAAGGAACTGGCTTTTAATTATTCCCCTGCTCCTCCTGATCGTTTACCTGCTGGGCCCCAAGCCTAAAGCCCCTGTCTATTCCAGCGATATGCCTGTGGTGCCCTCCGATGCAGAAGCTCTCATCACTTATGTTCACAACGATGAAAAGGCCCATAAACTGAAAAAAGATAACGAGGCCCGCATCATCTGGTTCAACGACTCTTCCAAAAATGTAACACCGGTTTCCATCGTTTATCTTCACGGGTTCTCCGCTTCGCAGGAAGAAGGTGCCCCGGTGCATGAAAATATTGCTAAACAATTCGGATGTAATCTTTATCTCAGCAGGCTCGCCGAACATGGCATCGATACCACGGAAGCCATGGCCAATCTTACAGCCGACAAATACTGGGAATCCGCAAAAGAAGCTCTGGCCATCGGGCGGAAACTGGGAGAAAAAGTGATACTCATGGGCACTTCCACCGGCGGTACCCTGGCATTGAAACTGGCTGCTGAATACCCTGACGTATACGCGCTCGTACTCATGAGCCCCAATATCGAGATCGATGATCCCAATGCCTGGCTGCTCAACAACCCCTGGGGGCTACAGATCGCCAGACTGGTGAAAGGAAGTAAATTCAACGATTCGAAATCGGATACACGTCCGGTTTATCTCCAGTACTGGCAGCCCAGGTACAGGCTGGAAGCAGCCGTAGCGCTGGAAGAACTGCTGGAAACCTCCATGACGCCTTCCACTTTCCACCGCGTAGATCAACCAACACTGGTGATGTATTATTATAAGAATGATGTGCAGCGCGACAGTGTGGTCCGCGTAAGCGCCATCAAAAAAATGTATGAAGATCTGGGAACGCCCGCCGATAAAAAACGAGCCATCGCTATTCCCAATGCGGGTAACCACGTGATCGGAAGCTGGATCAAATCAAAAGATGTGGAAAGCGTGGAAAAAGAAACTGCGAAGTTCCTTTCCGAAGTACTGCAGCTCCCCAAACAATAG
- a CDS encoding glycosyltransferase family protein, with protein sequence MKIAGFTIIRNAVMNDYPIVEAIASILPVVDLMIVAVGESEDDTLQLIENIPSEKIRIVKTVWDPKAKKGGEILAIETNNAFSHISEEYDWAFYIQGDEVVHEQYHAAIRKAAERYKDDKRVEGLLFNYLHFYGTYDYVGDSRKWYHKEVRIIRNDKSIQSYKDAQGFRRNGEKLNVKQIDAFVYHYGWVKNPHQMMAKKRNLMQYWSEQEDVAAKFQEQDFFDFSDFDSLERFTGTHPTVMLPRVASRNWQIDLDVSRKRFNFKGRVLYWIEKKTGKRFFDFRNYRAI encoded by the coding sequence ATGAAGATTGCCGGTTTCACCATTATCAGGAACGCTGTTATGAACGACTATCCCATTGTGGAAGCCATCGCTTCCATCCTTCCGGTAGTTGACCTGATGATCGTTGCCGTTGGAGAAAGCGAAGATGATACGCTTCAACTGATAGAAAATATTCCTTCAGAAAAGATCCGCATCGTCAAAACTGTTTGGGATCCCAAAGCCAAAAAAGGCGGGGAGATCCTTGCCATCGAAACCAATAACGCATTCAGCCATATCTCCGAAGAGTACGACTGGGCTTTCTATATCCAGGGGGATGAAGTGGTGCATGAACAATACCATGCTGCTATCAGAAAGGCCGCTGAAAGATATAAGGATGATAAAAGAGTGGAGGGATTGCTCTTCAACTATCTCCATTTTTATGGCACTTACGATTATGTGGGCGACAGCCGCAAATGGTACCACAAGGAAGTACGCATCATCCGCAATGATAAATCCATTCAGTCTTACAAAGACGCCCAGGGCTTTCGCCGCAATGGAGAAAAGCTGAACGTGAAGCAGATCGATGCATTTGTTTATCATTATGGTTGGGTAAAGAACCCGCACCAGATGATGGCCAAGAAACGCAATCTCATGCAGTACTGGTCTGAGCAGGAAGATGTAGCTGCTAAATTCCAGGAGCAGGATTTTTTCGATTTCTCAGATTTCGATTCCCTGGAAAGATTTACCGGCACACATCCTACGGTTATGTTGCCGCGCGTTGCAAGCCGTAACTGGCAGATCGATCTGGATGTTTCGCGGAAAAGATTCAATTTCAAAGGAAGGGTATTGTATTGGATCGAGAAGAAGACCGGTAAACGTTTCTTCGATTTCAGGAATTACAGGGCGATCTAA
- a CDS encoding LON peptidase substrate-binding domain-containing protein codes for MTNFIPIFPLAVVVYPGEVMHLHIFEPRYKQLIRECQESSRPFGIPSVVNDKLQDMGTLVEVTEIVQEYQNGELDIRTKGLKVFRILEVIKQIPDKLYSGAIVNYPHNEDDAGNRALMQKVVFGVKELHRMLNVSKDFRKSEDQLKSYDVAHHAGLSLEEEYEVLGLMNELQRQEYIRRHLEKVLPMLQEMEQLKEKVKLNGHFRNLSAFDLDIE; via the coding sequence ATGACAAATTTCATTCCCATATTTCCCCTGGCAGTTGTGGTTTATCCCGGCGAAGTAATGCACCTGCATATCTTCGAACCGCGGTATAAACAGTTGATCCGTGAATGCCAGGAAAGCAGCAGGCCCTTTGGCATCCCTTCCGTGGTGAACGATAAACTGCAGGATATGGGCACCCTGGTGGAAGTCACGGAAATTGTGCAGGAGTACCAAAATGGCGAACTGGACATACGGACCAAAGGCCTGAAAGTATTTCGCATTTTGGAAGTGATCAAACAGATCCCCGACAAACTGTATAGCGGCGCTATCGTGAATTACCCTCACAATGAGGATGATGCCGGCAACCGCGCACTAATGCAGAAAGTGGTATTCGGTGTGAAGGAATTACATCGAATGCTCAATGTCAGCAAGGATTTCCGCAAATCAGAAGACCAGCTGAAGAGTTACGATGTAGCTCATCATGCCGGGCTTTCACTGGAGGAGGAATATGAAGTGCTTGGCCTGATGAATGAGCTCCAGCGGCAGGAATACATAAGGAGACACCTGGAAAAAGTATTGCCCATGCTGCAGGAAATGGAGCAACTCAAAGAGAAAGTAAAACTTAATGGTCATTTCAGAAACCTCTCTGCCTTTGACCTGGATATAGAATAA
- the typA gene encoding translational GTPase TypA, translated as MNIRNIAIIAHVDHGKTTLVDKILHATKVFRDNQETGELIMDSNDLERERGITIFSKNAAVTYKDVKINVIDTPGHADFGGEVERVLKMADGVCLLVDAFEGPMPQTRFVLQKALQLNLKPIVIINKVDKPNCRPDEVHDAVFELFFNLDATEEQLDFPTYYGSGKNGWFNDSLTQSEDITPLLDGIIKHVPAPKVSEGPLQMQITSLDYSSFLGRIAIGKVSRGSIKENQPIALMQADGSIKKSRVKELYVFEGMGKKKVSEVIAGDLCAVVGLEDFNIGDTVADAENPEALPIISVDEPTMNMLFSVNNSPFFGRDGKFVTSRHLRDRLMKETEKNLALKVTDSEEGDSLVVYGRGILHLGVLIETMRREGYELTVGQPQVIVKEIDGKKCEPYETLVVDVPQEFASKVIDLVTRRKGEMLVMETKGEMQHLEFDIPSRGLIGLRTQMLTATTGEAVMAHRFSEYKPWKGVIPGRNNGVLLSKNTEKTTGYSIDKLQDRGTFFVDPGEDVYAGMIIAEHIKPGDLVVNATEGKKLTNHRASGSDDATRIAPKTLMTLEECMEYIQHDECIEVTPNYIRMRKTILDEEERKKVAKSMATS; from the coding sequence ATGAATATTCGCAACATAGCGATCATCGCGCACGTAGACCACGGAAAAACAACGCTTGTAGACAAGATCCTGCACGCCACAAAAGTATTCCGTGACAACCAGGAAACAGGTGAACTGATCATGGACAGTAACGATCTCGAAAGAGAACGTGGTATCACCATCTTCAGTAAGAATGCCGCCGTAACCTACAAAGATGTTAAGATCAATGTGATCGATACCCCCGGCCACGCCGACTTTGGTGGTGAGGTAGAACGTGTATTGAAAATGGCCGATGGTGTGTGCCTGCTGGTAGACGCCTTTGAAGGACCTATGCCTCAAACAAGGTTCGTACTCCAGAAAGCGCTTCAGCTCAACCTGAAACCAATTGTGATCATCAATAAAGTGGATAAGCCCAACTGCCGCCCTGATGAAGTGCATGACGCAGTATTCGAGCTTTTCTTCAACCTCGACGCTACTGAAGAGCAGCTCGACTTCCCTACCTACTATGGTTCAGGTAAGAACGGCTGGTTCAATGATTCTCTCACACAAAGCGAGGATATCACTCCTCTCCTGGATGGTATCATCAAGCATGTACCAGCTCCCAAAGTGAGCGAGGGCCCGCTGCAAATGCAGATCACTTCTCTCGATTACTCTTCTTTCCTTGGCCGTATCGCTATCGGTAAGGTATCAAGAGGCTCTATCAAAGAGAACCAGCCTATTGCCCTGATGCAGGCCGATGGCTCCATCAAAAAATCAAGGGTGAAAGAGCTCTATGTGTTCGAAGGAATGGGTAAGAAGAAAGTAAGTGAAGTAATTGCCGGCGACCTCTGTGCAGTGGTAGGTCTGGAAGATTTCAATATCGGCGACACAGTAGCTGATGCTGAAAATCCTGAAGCACTGCCGATCATCAGTGTTGATGAGCCAACCATGAACATGTTGTTCTCCGTAAACAACTCTCCTTTCTTCGGAAGAGATGGTAAATTCGTTACCAGCCGTCACCTCCGCGACCGCCTGATGAAAGAAACTGAAAAGAACCTGGCGCTGAAAGTTACTGATAGTGAAGAAGGCGATAGCCTGGTAGTATACGGCCGTGGTATCCTCCACCTCGGTGTACTCATTGAAACCATGCGTCGTGAAGGATATGAGCTCACTGTGGGTCAGCCGCAGGTGATCGTGAAAGAGATCGATGGAAAGAAATGCGAGCCTTACGAAACGCTGGTAGTAGACGTTCCCCAGGAATTCGCATCCAAAGTGATCGACCTCGTTACCCGTCGCAAAGGTGAAATGCTGGTGATGGAAACAAAAGGAGAAATGCAACACCTGGAATTCGATATTCCTTCAAGAGGTCTGATCGGACTCCGTACGCAGATGCTCACCGCTACAACCGGTGAAGCTGTGATGGCGCATCGCTTCAGCGAATACAAACCCTGGAAAGGTGTTATCCCCGGAAGGAACAATGGTGTACTGCTCTCCAAGAACACTGAAAAAACAACCGGTTATTCTATCGATAAACTGCAGGACCGCGGAACCTTCTTCGTTGATCCGGGTGAAGATGTTTATGCAGGCATGATCATTGCCGAGCACATCAAACCAGGCGACCTGGTAGTAAATGCTACTGAAGGCAAGAAACTCACCAACCACCGCGCAAGCGGTAGCGATGATGCAACACGCATCGCTCCCAAAACCCTGATGACACTCGAAGAGTGCATGGAATATATCCAGCACGATGAATGCATCGAGGTTACTCCAAACTACATCCGTATGCGTAAAACCATCCTGGATGAGGAAGAAAGAAAGAAAGTAGCCAAGAGCATGGCCACCTCTTAA
- a CDS encoding glycosyltransferase family 2 protein — protein MEKLSVVIITFNEQKNIGRCIDSVKGVADEVVVVDSLSTDKTKAICLEKNVRFIEHAFEGYGRQKNFALQQASYDHILSLDADEALSEVLKQSIERVKKDDFPHSGYTMNRCTNYCGQWIYHGDWYPDRKMRLFDRRRIRWSLDDVHESTMAEEGASFGHLSGDLLHYSYNSLEEHISQNNKYSSISAELYYRKGKRSGWFRMLVNPAWAFVHSYLIRLGFLDGFSGYVIAKNIAHGTFMKYYKLYALQKGIPVKPVA, from the coding sequence ATGGAAAAGTTATCTGTAGTTATTATCACTTTCAATGAGCAAAAGAATATCGGCCGTTGCATCGACTCCGTGAAAGGAGTGGCGGATGAAGTGGTGGTAGTGGACTCTTTGAGTACAGACAAGACCAAAGCCATCTGCCTGGAGAAGAATGTCCGGTTCATCGAGCATGCATTTGAAGGATATGGCAGGCAGAAAAACTTTGCCCTTCAACAGGCGTCATATGATCATATTCTCTCACTCGATGCCGACGAAGCGCTCAGCGAGGTTCTCAAACAATCCATCGAAAGGGTTAAGAAAGATGATTTTCCTCACAGCGGTTATACCATGAACCGTTGCACCAATTATTGTGGTCAATGGATCTATCATGGGGATTGGTATCCAGACAGGAAGATGCGGCTCTTCGACCGTCGCAGGATCCGCTGGAGCCTTGACGATGTTCATGAAAGCACCATGGCTGAAGAAGGCGCCAGCTTCGGTCATCTCAGCGGAGACCTGCTGCATTACTCCTACAATAGCCTGGAAGAGCATATATCGCAAAACAACAAATACAGCTCCATCTCTGCTGAACTGTATTACAGGAAAGGCAAACGCTCCGGCTGGTTCCGTATGCTGGTAAACCCTGCCTGGGCATTTGTACACAGCTATCTGATCCGCCTCGGTTTCCTGGACGGCTTCTCCGGCTATGTGATCGCAAAGAATATTGCCCATGGAACTTTTATGAAATATTACAAACTATATGCGTTACAAAAAGGCATTCCTGTAAAACCAGTAGCCTGA
- the meaB gene encoding methylmalonyl Co-A mutase-associated GTPase MeaB, protein MTNWPSMLEKIKGGNRKSLARAISYVENEVEGYDQLLASLPENEHTKIIGITGPPGAGKSTLVDALIGVLTAKGMKVGVLCVDPSSPFNFGALLGDRIRMSEWYDHPGVYIRSLATRGSLGGLHPRIIEITELMKAADFDYVIVETVGVGQSEVEIVGLADITVVVVVPEAGDEVQTMKAGLMEIADIFVVNKADRPGADLFVKNLRLMLAPVFTTHQYEIAVVKTVASQKEGVDKLFEKITNFLQHPVHESKKPWLLTERAWFLIQQYKMKGLSKDQLKEAVEAALQQGHFNLYRFVQSWL, encoded by the coding sequence TTGACCAACTGGCCATCAATGCTGGAAAAGATCAAAGGCGGCAACCGAAAGAGCCTGGCCAGGGCCATCTCTTACGTGGAAAATGAAGTGGAAGGCTATGACCAGTTGCTGGCTTCACTTCCGGAAAATGAACACACAAAGATCATCGGCATTACCGGTCCTCCGGGAGCAGGTAAGTCAACTCTCGTGGATGCGCTGATCGGCGTACTCACTGCCAAAGGAATGAAAGTGGGTGTACTTTGTGTAGACCCGTCTTCGCCTTTCAATTTTGGAGCGCTGTTGGGAGACCGCATCCGCATGAGTGAGTGGTACGACCATCCCGGCGTTTATATCCGCTCACTCGCCACCCGCGGCTCACTGGGTGGACTGCATCCAAGGATCATCGAGATCACAGAACTGATGAAGGCCGCAGACTTCGATTATGTAATAGTGGAAACGGTTGGTGTAGGACAAAGCGAAGTGGAAATTGTTGGTCTCGCTGATATCACCGTTGTGGTTGTTGTGCCTGAAGCCGGCGACGAAGTGCAAACCATGAAAGCAGGTCTCATGGAGATCGCCGATATTTTTGTTGTGAACAAAGCCGATCGTCCCGGTGCTGATCTTTTTGTGAAGAACCTGCGCCTTATGCTGGCGCCTGTATTCACCACCCATCAGTATGAAATTGCTGTGGTGAAAACAGTGGCTTCGCAGAAAGAAGGGGTGGACAAGCTTTTCGAAAAGATCACCAATTTCCTGCAGCATCCTGTGCACGAATCAAAAAAGCCCTGGCTGCTCACGGAGCGCGCCTGGTTCCTGATACAACAATACAAAATGAAAGGACTCAGTAAAGACCAATTGAAAGAAGCTGTGGAAGCGGCTTTGCAACAAGGGCATTTCAATCTCTACCGTTTTGTGCAATCCTGGCTCTGA
- a CDS encoding DUF6814 family protein, translating into MKTWRKIIFILGLVVISAATATAQCSICTKTAQQLGEKPAKALNTGIVYLAFTPIAIIGIVAYRWYKGNKAA; encoded by the coding sequence ATGAAAACGTGGCGTAAGATCATCTTCATATTAGGTTTGGTTGTTATCTCAGCAGCAACCGCAACTGCGCAATGTTCTATCTGCACAAAAACCGCGCAGCAACTGGGTGAGAAGCCGGCCAAGGCTTTGAATACCGGTATCGTTTACCTGGCATTCACGCCGATTGCCATCATTGGTATTGTAGCATACAGGTGGTACAAGGGAAATAAAGCGGCATAA
- a CDS encoding RDD family protein, whose protein sequence is MKNLKIVAIALIPLTLIAYLFVWDFGVQRYFYTLLSESGYRPKSWTELFKYFIAQVIGLFEIVGPVVYFLTTSQAIKIKIYSLLRYMAVMGLLFSIPSLFWHLTQNHDFDLKILSIYIYYLISIFIAVVLWLVKPEDDVDFVSLADYEMVAYSSAGQRLLNYFVDTVYFSTINFSWLIYYDPEIYNTSSGVWLNLAGTSINFILYYFFAELLFRRTIGKILTNTCVVATHGKMGPARILGRSLARLIPFDVLSFLWNGNWHDKVSGTTVVHAHSWEDIVFEGEEKEAN, encoded by the coding sequence ATGAAAAATCTGAAGATTGTAGCCATTGCTCTGATACCCCTCACCCTGATCGCTTATTTGTTCGTGTGGGACTTTGGGGTTCAGCGCTATTTCTATACCCTGCTTTCTGAATCAGGTTACAGGCCCAAAAGTTGGACTGAATTATTCAAATACTTCATAGCACAGGTTATAGGTCTATTTGAGATAGTGGGACCTGTTGTGTATTTCCTCACTACCAGCCAGGCAATCAAAATCAAGATCTATTCCCTGCTCCGTTACATGGCAGTAATGGGTTTGCTGTTTTCGATCCCTTCGCTTTTCTGGCACTTGACCCAGAACCATGATTTTGATCTGAAGATTCTCAGCATATACATCTATTACCTGATCAGTATTTTTATTGCAGTCGTTCTCTGGTTGGTCAAACCAGAGGACGATGTTGACTTTGTTAGCCTGGCAGATTATGAAATGGTTGCTTACTCTTCCGCAGGCCAGAGACTACTCAATTATTTTGTGGATACAGTCTATTTCAGCACCATCAATTTTAGCTGGCTGATATATTATGATCCCGAAATCTATAATACATCGTCAGGCGTGTGGCTGAACCTGGCTGGCACTTCCATCAATTTCATTCTTTATTATTTCTTTGCTGAATTACTGTTCAGACGCACCATCGGGAAGATCCTCACAAATACATGTGTAGTGGCCACTCATGGAAAAATGGGACCGGCACGCATACTCGGCAGGTCGCTGGCCAGGCTTATCCCCTTCGATGTTCTTTCTTTCCTTTGGAATGGCAACTGGCATGATAAAGTATCCGGCACAACGGTAGTGCATGCACATAGCTGGGAGGATATCGTTTTTGAAGGAGAAGAAAAAGAGGCAAATTGA